In the Blattabacterium sp. (Blattella germanica) str. Bge genome, TTTCTCAAGAAAAAAGAATATAGGGAAAGAATTTGTTTATCAAAAATTTAATGGTAAAAAATTAATATATATTTTAAAATCCAAAAATATTTTTGGGTACAAAAAAAAAAAAATATATGTTTTATCTGATTACAGAGAAACTACAATCAAAAAAAATTATGATTTTTTTATTAAAGGGGATTATAAAATCAAGAAATTTTCCTTCACTCCTGAAGAACTTTTACCGGAAGAATATATAGCAGAAACTATGAATATTTATGAATTGAAAAAATTTATAGATATAGAAAAAAAAAATAGAAATGTAAATATTCATTTAAATGAGTATTATCAAAGAACGAGCTTACCTTTTTCTACTTTTATATTCACTATTTTAGGATTCTCTTTATCTTCAAAAAAAAGTGAAACTGGTTATAATATAATCCTAGGAATTGTATTAGCTGTTTTTTATATTTTTTTTATGGAAATTACAAAAATATATTCTACAAAGGATACCATCCCTTCTTATTTATCTGTTTGGCTACCCAATGTATTATTGGGAATAATAGCATTGTTTTTTTATTGGAAAAATATAAATAATTAATTCATTTCAAACCCTGCTATATATACTTGTCCATTTTGTTTAATAGATTTTATAGTAACATCTCCTGAGTATTTTTTTAAAACGCGATCTACATCATTAGGTTTTCTCATTTTTTCTCCATTAATAGATAAAATAATGTCTCCTTCTTCCATTCCTATAGAACTTAAACGACCTGTTCTAATTTCTCTTATTCTAATTCCATAATCAATGCCAAAATCTTTTTTATACTCTTGACTAAGTGGTTCAAATGTTGCTCCTAATAATTCAGATGGACTAATTTCCTCTCTATTTCTTATTTTTGTTCTTCCTTGCAAATCTTTTAAAGTTACGTTAAAGGTTTTTTTATGTCCGTTCCGTATAATATTTACTTTTACCTTATCCCCTGGATGTTTTGTTCCTACAATAAATGATAAATCCGCAACATTTTGTATTGGTTTTCCGTCTATGCTTTTTATGATATCTCCTTTTTTCATACCTGCATCTGCAGCTCCACTTTGATCAAATACTTCTCCTATTAAAAAACCTTGTTGTGGTTTTATGTTTTGATGTGTTTCTTTATTATAAGCCTTTAAGTATTCTGTTTTAGAAAGATCCATTCCTCTAACTCCTAAATATGCACGTTGTACTGTACCATATTTTTTGATATCTTGTATAACTTTTGCTACTAAATTAGAAGGAGCCGCGAAACTATATCCTATAAAATTTCCTGAAGATGAAGAAATAGCTGTATTAATTCCAATTAACTCTCCATTTGTATTAACCAATGCCCCTCCACTATTTCCAGGATTGACAGCTGCATCTGTTTGAAAAAAAGATTCAATAGCTGATTGTGTTTCTCCTCTTAATATTCCTAAACTTCTGTTTTTTGCACTGATAATCCCTGCTGTGACAGTAGAATTTAAATCAAAAGGGTTTCCTATTGCTAAAACCCATTCTCCTACCTGGACTTTATTAGAATCCGAAAAATAAATAAAAG is a window encoding:
- a CDS encoding LptF/LptG family permease; amino-acid sequence: MKILDRYIIRNLLITFIFITVSLQLLSVVIDISQRMHRLENNQGSIKKALIFYYPYWSIWLANTFSPISVFLSVIFFTSKLENNSEITAILSSGISLNRLIVPYLISAIMIGTVSLLINYYFLPMANKKKNQFHYQYLLSSRYKNKYEKNQTISTQISKNEYIFIRNFSRKKNIGKEFVYQKFNGKKLIYILKSKNIFGYKKKKIYVLSDYRETTIKKNYDFFIKGDYKIKKFSFTPEELLPEEYIAETMNIYELKKFIDIEKKNRNVNIHLNEYYQRTSLPFSTFIFTILGFSLSSKKSETGYNIILGIVLAVFYIFFMEITKIYSTKDTIPSYLSVWLPNVLLGIIALFFYWKNINN
- a CDS encoding Do family serine endopeptidase, whose amino-acid sequence is MKRIVFYIILSSIMSSIITIAAYKQYTKEDPFLFPYTSSSSLSKTKLTSSDSSSLVGSAGSPDFTRVVAKTIHAVVNVKNYYKKNITTNLIHLISFFGFPDDFGNRGKKPQKNDLPGLHGSGVIVSPDGYIVTNNHVIKDAEKIEITLNDQRTYRAKLIGTDPSTDIALLKISDKNLPFIYFSDSNKVQVGEWVLAIGNPFDLNSTVTAGIISAKNRSLGILRGETQSAIESFFQTDAAVNPGNSGGALVNTNGELIGINTAISSSSGNFIGYSFAAPSNLVAKVIQDIKKYGTVQRAYLGVRGMDLSKTEYLKAYNKETHQNIKPQQGFLIGEVFDQSGAADAGMKKGDIIKSIDGKPIQNVADLSFIVGTKHPGDKVKVNIIRNGHKKTFNVTLKDLQGRTKIRNREEISPSELLGATFEPLSQEYKKDFGIDYGIRIREIRTGRLSSIGMEEGDIILSINGEKMRKPNDVDRVLKKYSGDVTIKSIKQNGQVYIAGFEMN